A region of the Candidatus Palauibacter australiensis genome:
CATCTGTCGGCGAGAAACCTGCCCGGGGTGCGGGTGCTCCCATGGGGAGAGGCGTCCGCGTACGACATCCTTTGGTCCGACCTGGTACTCGTCGAGTCGTCCGTCTTCGATGCGGAGGGGGATTCCGCCGGGGCAGGTGACGCATGACGCGCTCGCCGAACGAGATCATCCTGCGTCCGCTCTTCACGGAGAAGACGTCCACGAGCCTTCAGTCCGAGGGGACCGACGGCGTGGGACGGCGTCTCCAGGCACGGATCGACCGCGGCGAGGTGGAACCGCGTCCCAAGTACACCTTTGAGGTGGCGCCGGATGCAAACAAGATCGAGATCCGCCGCGCTTTCGAGGCGATCTTCGAGGGAAGGCGAGTCACCTCCGTGCGCACGATGAACGTGCGGGGGAAGAAGAAGCGCATGGGGCGCACGATGGGTCGTCGACCGCATTGGAAGAAGGCCATCATCGAAGTCGCGGATGGTCCCGTCGATGTGTTGGAGGGAGCCTGATCGATGCCGATTCGCAAGTTCAAGCCGGTCACGGCGGCCTCTCGATACCGCAGCGTATCGACGTTCGAGGAAATCACCCGCAGCGAGCCGGAGAAGTCGCTGACCGAGGGTCTGCCCAGGAAGTCCGGCCGCAACCATCACGGACATATCACGAGCCGGAGGCGAGGCGGCGGCCACAAGCGACGTTACCGGCGCATCGACTTCAAGCGCAGGAAGGACGGCGTGCCCGGCGTCATCGCGGAGATCGAATACGACCCGAATCGCTCGGCCCGCATCGCGCTCATCCACTACGCGGATGGGGAAAAGCGCTACATCCTCCACCCGCGAGGTCTCGGTGTCGGTGACACCATTCTCTCCGGCTCGGGGATCGACCCGAACGTCGGGAACTGCCTGCCACTGCGCGAGGTCCCGCTCGGGACGG
Encoded here:
- the rplW gene encoding 50S ribosomal protein L23, which gives rise to MTRSPNEIILRPLFTEKTSTSLQSEGTDGVGRRLQARIDRGEVEPRPKYTFEVAPDANKIEIRRAFEAIFEGRRVTSVRTMNVRGKKKRMGRTMGRRPHWKKAIIEVADGPVDVLEGA